TATGAAAATAATGGATGCGTCATTATGCTTCAGGCTATGGTTTGCAAAGTCTACCCAGCTCGCCTATCGCTAACCACTCTGATATGCTTTTTCGCATCAATTCAGTCATCTTTCCTTGCGTTGTTTTTTGGAAGAAATCCTAGACTGTGGAAGTTGGAGTGGGATGTGCAGCTCCTGACCATCATATATTGTGTAAGCCATGCACTGTTATCTGTTGTTGTTTCTTTAATATTACGCCTAAAGCATATAATTTGATCTCCTTCTCCTTTGTTATGCAGGGAGTTGTGATCTCTGCATTAGTGTACTACCTACAGACATGGTGTATTAGCAAGAAGGGGCCAGTTTTTGCAGCCATGTTTAGTCCTTTGCTCCTTATAATTGTAGGAATATTCTCAGCGATTGCTTTTGCAGAGAGGCTTCATTTGGGGAGGTGAGTAATATCTATATCACCAAATGGGACAATTTAGGAGATATAAAGTTACTGTTTCAACTTTTAATAGTAGTAACTCATTATCTCTTGACTGCGGGTACTGTTTTTGGCATTTCCTAGCTTGGTAGGAGCAGTTTGCATCATCTTGGGCCTTTATTGTGCACTGTGGGGCAAACTTGAAGATGATATTACTGCTCAGCAGGCGGACGAAGCTGGCAAAACCATTGCTGCTGATGGTAAACCAGATGAAATTAGCACGAATGGTTATCCATTGGCCAATCTTGAGAATGAAAATGGTAAGTGCTAGTTCAGCACTGTGATAAAAGGAAACACTGAATTGTATTTGAATTAGTGCATGGTGACGCTCATGAGATCAGTGGCAGTAGCTACCTAGCAAAGCAGTGGATGACAATGGATCCACCATTAACACACCAATGATTAATTAATTGCCAAAACACGTAACCTTATCTGCGAATTCTAAGTTTGTAACCAAACATTGGAAGGTTCATTATTATGGCCACGAAAGAAAGGGGCAATCACTTTTTATTCTAATGCCAATttcaattttatgattttattttttttatggaatatattaagatttaatataCGATGATATTGCATTAATTCAAcgttgataaataaattaatttttcaccaAAAACAGAATATCTAAAAGAAAAATCTCTTGCTTTGCCAAAAAAGATTAGCAACTTCATTAACTTTCCTGCAAACCCATGAGAACTCCACATGCTcgaaattaatttcaattttcattgCCTTGGCAGTAGCTTCAATTTCCCATTTGCATTCACTTTAATTTTGCTTCAAACCCAAATAAACTCCATCAGATAGCTCCCAGACTTCTAGCTAATTGAATAGCATGTAGCATATAGCCTTTGCTTCACCCGCTAAGAGGGAAGAAGAACAAAATTTACTTGTTCTATCCACAATTTTGCCAAATAACTCCTTAGTAAGACTGCTGCAGTTGCCTCCAAATATCCTCTTTCTTAGCCACATcacaattaaatttaagagagGCCAGCTTATTGGATTCAGAAAAGCCAGATTTTGAACAGGATTACACAGCCTAAACTCAGATAAACGAGATAGAGATGTGATGATGCGTGAAGGATGGGTTAAGAGAGGAATTCTCAAACACAGCTTTATTTCCTGGTTTTCCAAATACTCCTCAAGTCATAGCAATAGAAACCAGATATACCTGGCGCATCTTTCCTGCATGAACTTCTTCAATCAATAAAAGATCATTTAGCTAAGGAAGAAAAACCTACAGCGTTTGACTTAAATCCACAGGGGCTGATGAACCAAAACTCTAGTGTTGAACCACCATCACCCTGCATATGTCAAATTTTGTCAAGAAATACTCAAAACTCCAGTGTTGAACCACTGCAATAGAGTTTGGACCTTCATGTATTACCCATAAGCACCAGGCATTATTATCCATGTCATGAACTACTTACAAGCTAACATTGATCTTAGCTAATTGTTAATAattcagagagagagagagagagagagagagagagagagagagattgatgttctacaaaatatattttcacAAGTATCAGAACAACCTACAAAGCATTGACTATTCAAATCCCAAAGTTTACTTAATCACACGATTTTTCGCTGCAACATTAGGATACTCATTTTCTAGCACCATAAGGTATTCAAAATCTAACAAAATGAACCTTTTCATCATACTTCAGGACATGCCATGACGATAGATAATACCAACTAATCAACTCTTTCAGACGGATAGAAGTCAAAATTATCTAAAAAGTGAACAAGTCAAATTCTTTATCCTGAAGAGAAAGAAATAATACAGTTTACAACATCTAAAGGCAGCACAAGCAAAGAAGGCATGAACCCTGAACTCTGAGCTATGGAAATGAAAAAACTATAACAAATTACTAGTAGACTGATAAGGTCTTGCAGCAAATTAAATCTGCTAAGTTATACCAACCTTCATGTCCACAACATATACTGCATAAAGAAAACATACCTAGATGTGGACTCTCaattctttctttattaaattcATAATAGAATATGAACCAGGGGAAGTACAATGAAGGCCGAAGGCATTAGCAAAATAAGCAGTCAAGAACAGTGACAATAGGTAAACGGTGGTATCAAGACCAATTCATATAAATGAAGCATGACCACTGCACATGGAACAGTCCTAGTAAGCATTCCTAATCATGTGATATTGTAATGGTCCTCACACGTCTTATTTCTgttgttttttcctttttattgaaGTCTTCTTAGCCTGCATATTTAGCTCTTGAGGTACTTTTGGTTGGTCAGTTTGTGGTTCTTCAGGTAAAGTGCAATGCAAAAACTTCTTGCTTGAACCAACTTGGTTACAGAACAGCTTCAGCATCTTCCTCCCCCTCATCCATTTAAGCATTATCTTCATGTGTGTTTTGCTGTTCAATCCACTGATATTAGACTCCTGTTATGGaacaaaagaataaataaaatgatatacTAGTTCTATAAACCAACAAGgatcatatttttttttctacataTAAAAAGTTAAACAACGAGATTTTGGGGAAAAAATTGCATATGACAGAGTTTTAAAGTCTTCAAAGGTTTTAGCGACACAATGAATAAAAGAAACTCCTATAATTCAGTAAATATAATGAAAGCAACCAAGTCTTAATCTCAGATTAGTTGAGTTCAGCTGCACGGATCCTTTTTTACCACTCAGCTCTGAAGTACACTAGGTCCACATCAATGTCATTAGAACCATAAGACTCGAAATAGAACCACTAGCCTAATTATACAAATATAATGTGTGAATCATAAGTAGCCAAGAATCAGACAAAAATCACATAATATCGATGGTGAATTATGAGAATCATTCAGAATCGATTGACAAAGAAAAGGGAAGCAAATGGccaaactcaaaaaaaaaaatgaaggggAAATGACAGAAACCCGAGAGAATGAGGGCAAATTAACAAAAACAGGGGGGGCAAATACCCCAAGGTagttttagttatttttgttttaaaattataactttgCTAGTTCGATACTTTGAGCTTGGCCACAATAAAGACATTAGGTTCactttgattttatatttagtacatgaattgaaattaaaatttatatatacacaTTATTTACAATTGAATTTTAGTatcttttgataaaattaatagaaaatatatctacaaaatgtgtatatatattatttttaattgattttttcaaAAGTTATACAGAACTTTACCATTTGATTTCAATTCTCAATTCTTGATTCAAAAAATGAGGATTTTGATGCTTGATTCAATTCTCGATTTGATAACTATGGTCCACATCAAAATCCAACACTAATAAATCATTTAATACCACTTTCCTCTATATCATTTTAGATCTCACTGCTTCCCCACTacaacaaatattaaaaaatattggaATCCAAAATGCAAGTGCTGAAAGTTGAGTACAGATGAATGGTTAAAAATTTACATGCCAAACAATAACAGTTGAATTGTTAAGAattacaaagaaaaaaaagcttATGAGAAACTTATTAAGCAAACAAACAATAGCAGTAATGAACTTAGCCTGGAGGCACTCTGGGAAATTCAACTAAACACAAAGAACTACATTATCAATTTTTATCAAGCCAAGAAACATGGAAATGTGAGAAGTCACAAACACATTCTAGTCAATAGATTGCAGCATAAACATTTACAAATTAAGTGGGAAAGAATAGAGAACCTTGGCGTAATTCCAGGTGCTGGAAACGGTGAGAGGACCATGCTGCTTGATGATATCGTAAAGAGAGTGAGAAATGGAAGCAGCTTCAGGGAACGGAACCTTAGGGTTTATCTTCCTCACATTCACTGCGCGTTCTTGCGAGAAACACCTCACCATTGAATTCTTTATCATGCCAACGTTGCCACCACGCAACCAATTCATCGTCCCGATTCCTCACTCCTTTGATTTGCCTCTTTCCCAACGTTGCCGACCGCTAATTAGGGTTTTAGCTTTTCTCAGTGTCTCACCTGCCGAGTCCCGCACTCGCATACTATTAACATGTGTTGCTCACGTGcaccttttttccttttaatattTCCAATTTCGTGTCtccagcttttcttttattgttgtTTTTTTCCCAATCTTTTGATTTTTCAACACATCTGCTTTCATGGGTTTGgcattattgtttaattttattattataaaattatataaaaaatgtcattttaaaaagcaaaattaaataaatatattaatgaaaaatattataaatagtacatttatttataaaaatatttaaataatataatatttaaatctttttgttaataatatttaaaatgttttttttcttaaatttaaaatattatcttaAAAACATACATATTTCTTTATTGTAAACTCACTCAttactttaaaattatgaatatttaagaattgattcaatttaaataataaatttaattaaataattatattggattgatttaaatattttatttaatttttatattctttccataattaataacaaataacttttatattcaattataaATTCTAATTGTAACCTTAGCTTCACAGTTTTTCTATTGATTTAAAtgtattagatttttttatatttctatgaTTACaactatatttattttataaaaaatattttataaaaaatattttttatattttttaatgtttaaagtatttagaaaatttataaaaaatattttttatattttttaatgtttaaagtATTTAGAAAATTTAGTTAAATGAATCATTTTAagtagaatatttttttaaaaggatGAATTCATGTTCCATAGATTTTTATTAATACTTTTATAcatactaaattttatttttaaaattaaattaaataatagaaaataaatcatctctttataaaatattttcataaaaaatatatttctcagaaaataatttttttccaaaTAAATAGAGCTTAATatctcaattcaatttttttttatttttaattttaatttttaaaaaattaaaattagctaTATTTTTGCACAtatatcatattttataaacacattattttaaatgtaatagttttttaatttttataaaattaaatttaatcatatttctaaaaaaattaaaacaatatatataaattattttatttttaaaatttttataaaattaaattaatcacatttcttaaaaaaagtaaactaataagtaaaaattattttaatttttttaatttgtgtaaaatttaaaagtagccACATGTCTAAGAAAGAagagttaaaataatataaaaaaatattttatttttttgatttttagaaaatgaaaattaattacatttttaaaaaaattaaaataatatgcaaacattatttaattttttaatttctaaaaaattgaaatcaaagttacaatttttattttaaagttaatattttttttaatttgcaagatttaaattttataatttataaaattaatagatgttattatttaaaatgtattatctaatttaattattttacttttatttaattatttatttaatttttataatactttcttaattatatttttattattttaataaatttacagttgaaaattgaataattttttattatgttttataattatatgcaattaattaagtaaaatttattttaataattaatggaTATAAGCACGTGGGACTATTAGATGATTTGAATAGTTAATCAATATATGAATTGAatgtaattgaaaaattaaataactatatattttatgataaataaaaataatttatatttaaataaattaaatttgattcaaATCAACTATTCAACACctctatttaaaatattaaaacttaaactctaatattatttatttctttcattttactctaattaaaatttaagttttaaagtatttactgcaataataataatactactTTTTCGACTTTTTTACTcactttttcattttaaattatctcaaaatatttttattttatttttttatattaatatataaaataataattataattctatttaccTTTATTTTATTGTCAACACAATatgttcttaatttttttaaataaaaatttaaatcatttcaatatttttgttagtaataattttattgtaaataaaatttaatgttttcatttttttattgaagatggatatattaaaaagttaattgaaataatttatcttttaaataaaataaatattattttttaatataaaaaatagaatggataaataataataataataataataataataataataaatattattattattattattattattattatttcacctGTTCAACCAAATGTCAACACATATAATTCAATTTCTGGTAAACTTCTCtataacaaataattttaaaaattactatgaGATCTTCTTACTGATTTTAGATATAATTATTTAGCGATTCTATTATATATACatctattatattaatattaataggcGAATTTTATAACCAAGTATAAGACGAGTGATCGGGTGAAAGTCTCTTATTATAAATTTCTTCAAGACATTTTATGATGGAAAGTGAGAGTCTATCAAACCACAGGtccatatattaattttattttacaaaaattttctaaattattttatatttattaagtcAGGCGCTAAACCCTATAAAGTAATGGTGTTTTAGTCCCTTTCTTTTGACAAAAAGTGATGGTTATCAAATTTATAATTTGGTTGGAAGGTAAGCCCTTttctaattatttaaatcattgATAGcgaaaaaaggaaataaataaGCACCTAAAAAGATATATGCAAAATATGtattttcattataaaagaGTATAAAGAGAGGGCTCCAGTGTCCCTCATAAATCTCTATTAAAtcagaattttttaaatatctattaCGTCATTAGCATAGACCCAATTGGCAGGGTTCTCCTCAACCTTTCACTTGACCTCATCCTCCGGAAATGTCATTTGTTTAGGAAAAACTGCATGAATGACTACTTTCCCGACTACTTTCTTGACCTGGTTTTCAAAATCAATCTTACACAATCCAACCCCCATCTCTGGGGTCGTGATACTGAAAAGTCGTTATAGTCAGACTGATTGCAGTCCTCAGAGCTAAGCAATATATTTACACCTTCATGAAGACCCGTC
The Manihot esculenta cultivar AM560-2 chromosome 1, M.esculenta_v8, whole genome shotgun sequence genome window above contains:
- the LOC122721689 gene encoding uncharacterized protein LOC122721689, which produces MNWLRGGNVGMIKNSMVRCFSQERAVNVRKINPKVPFPEAASISHSLYDIIKQHGPLTVSSTWNYAKESNISGLNSKTHMKIMLKWMRGRKMLKLFCNQVGSSKKFLHCTLPEEPQTDQPKVPQELNMQAKKTSIKRKKQQK